A stretch of the Arachis stenosperma cultivar V10309 chromosome 6, arast.V10309.gnm1.PFL2, whole genome shotgun sequence genome encodes the following:
- the LOC130933310 gene encoding uncharacterized protein LOC130933310 — translation MPPPYPTNSAILSSSASVYVPSTFGLLAENLVQSWTPQYLEWRMKTCHVETRPSNVTEQFVLGYCKSHSLLQEVCQLPCLDLLSEVSPVKIKDGNFVANANLRGTKFRIGEHELAARVAGDTRVTLP, via the exons ATGCCTCCTCCTTATCCAACAAATTCGGCAATCCTCTCATCTTCT GCTTCAGTTTATGTTCCGTCGACATTTGGGCTTTTAGCTGAGAATCTTGTTCAATCCTGGACACCTCAATATCTTGAGTGGAGGATGAAAACCTGCCATGTTGAAACGCGTCCCAGTAATGTCACTGAACAATTTGTTTTAGGGTATTGTAAGTCTCACTCCCTGCTTCAAGAGGTATGTCAACTACCATGCTTGGACCTTCTCTCTGAGGTTAGCCCTGTCAAGATTAAGGATGGGAATTTTGTGGCCAATGCAAACCTTAGAGGCACTAAATTTCGCATTGGAGAACATGAGCTTGCAGCCAGAGTTGCAGGAGACACCAGAGTAACATTACCTTAG